The following are from one region of the Halobacteriovorax vibrionivorans genome:
- the rpmG gene encoding 50S ribosomal protein L33: MAKGPRVIITLECTEARKNGQTPSRYTTTKNKKTTPERLEVKKYNPFLRKHTLHKEIK, from the coding sequence ATGGCAAAGGGTCCTAGAGTTATTATTACACTTGAGTGTACAGAAGCGAGAAAGAACGGACAAACTCCATCTCGTTACACAACTACAAAAAACAAGAAAACAACACCAGAAAGACTTGAAGTTAAGAAGTATAATCCTTTCCTAAGAAAGCATACACTTCATAAAGAAATTAAGTAA
- a CDS encoding type B 50S ribosomal protein L31 has protein sequence MKKGIHPEYREVLFHDISADLKFITKSTIKADAELEHEGTTYPYVKLDISSASHPFYTGKTKVLDTEGRIDKFRKKFGTSYASLGKKKS, from the coding sequence ATGAAAAAAGGTATCCACCCAGAGTACAGAGAAGTTCTATTCCACGATATCTCTGCAGACTTAAAATTTATCACTAAATCAACAATCAAAGCTGATGCAGAGCTTGAGCACGAAGGGACAACTTACCCATACGTAAAGCTTGATATCTCAAGTGCATCTCACCCATTCTATACAGGGAAAACTAAAGTTCTTGATACTGAAGGTCGTATCGATAAGTTCAGAAAGAAATTTGGTACTTCTTACGCTTCTCTTGGGAAGAAAAAGTCTTAA
- a CDS encoding small ribosomal subunit Rsm22 family protein: protein MFDYDAILNSLLNPNLNKQQLAKLIGTQSTQFTSERTKLKNNYSDEDLISAYTSFYFPTNALKLEFLTQNLSDEQISAISKTHILDIGTGPGTYVFSASELFPDALSFTGIDESKLMLKQANKLNDEYFKNSKIGFSESLPLVDDAPRTIIFGNSINEMGMPAAFKIIKRYKPKFIICIEPGTKEVFKDLLALRKKLLLIDYKIQYPCMGQGSCPLQNMDDWCHQSIKTTLDYELESLSQVAKLDRKVMPATIHFYSFDEEATSTESSDKARLVRLKRNVKHAYLWEVCTSENKVITLEVPKKLFKKKMLKQLDGISSGLEVSYTVAKELENDTFRVKDIEIEID, encoded by the coding sequence ATGTTTGATTATGATGCTATTTTAAACTCTCTTCTGAATCCAAATTTAAATAAGCAGCAACTTGCTAAACTAATTGGGACTCAGTCCACACAATTTACAAGTGAGCGTACAAAGCTTAAGAATAATTACTCTGATGAAGATCTTATTAGTGCATATACTTCATTTTACTTTCCAACAAATGCACTGAAGCTTGAGTTTCTCACACAAAACTTAAGTGATGAGCAAATAAGCGCAATTTCAAAAACTCATATTCTAGATATTGGAACAGGGCCTGGGACTTATGTCTTTTCGGCCAGTGAGCTCTTTCCTGATGCTCTTTCATTCACTGGTATTGATGAGTCTAAGCTTATGCTTAAACAAGCAAATAAGCTTAACGATGAGTATTTTAAAAATTCTAAAATTGGTTTTTCTGAAAGTCTTCCTCTTGTAGATGATGCACCAAGAACTATTATTTTTGGAAACTCTATTAATGAAATGGGGATGCCGGCAGCTTTCAAAATCATTAAGCGTTATAAGCCTAAGTTTATTATCTGTATTGAGCCTGGAACAAAAGAGGTTTTCAAGGATCTACTAGCGCTAAGAAAAAAGCTTCTTCTTATTGATTATAAGATTCAATATCCTTGTATGGGGCAGGGGAGTTGTCCTCTCCAAAACATGGATGACTGGTGTCACCAATCTATTAAGACAACTCTAGATTACGAGCTCGAGTCCCTTTCTCAAGTGGCAAAGCTTGACCGTAAGGTTATGCCAGCAACCATTCACTTTTATTCATTTGATGAAGAGGCCACAAGTACTGAGAGCTCCGACAAGGCTCGCCTTGTTCGCTTAAAACGAAATGTAAAACACGCCTACTTATGGGAAGTATGTACTAGCGAAAATAAAGTTATTACCTTAGAAGTTCCTAAGAAGCTTTTTAAGAAGAAGATGCTTAAGCAACTTGATGGTATATCATCTGGGCTTGAAGTCTCTTATACGGTAGCTAAAGAGCTAGAGAATGATACATTTCGAGTGAAAGACATAGAGATTGAAATCGACTAA
- a CDS encoding citrate synthase, with translation MAESAKIEINGQTIEVPTLKGTENELALDISKLRAQTGAITLDIGFVNTGSCTSKITFLDGEKGILRYRGYPIEQLAESSNFAEVSYLLYNGELPTAAQLEAFNKDIAASSKLPGGVEKIIDQFPGSAHPMGVLAAAISSLSGFYPEFLNPEATEEIKNKAITQMMGQVKVMMAQFYRKTMGKSPLASNAKLDYSSDFLNLMFDGEVDKDVADALDTLLILHADHEQNCSASTVRVVGSSHANVFASIAAGVTALWGQLHGGANQAVLEMLEEIRKDGGDYQKFIEKAKDKEDPFRLMGFGHRVYKNFDPRAKIIKKACDTILEKLDIQDPLLDIAKGLEEVALKDEYFVKRNLYPNVDFYSGIIYKALGIPTNMFTAMFVLGRLPGWLSQWKELREDGARISRPRQVYMGETERDYTPVIKR, from the coding sequence ATGGCCGAAAGTGCAAAAATAGAAATCAATGGTCAAACGATCGAAGTTCCAACTCTTAAAGGAACTGAAAATGAGCTCGCTTTAGATATCTCAAAGCTTAGAGCACAAACTGGAGCAATTACTCTAGATATCGGTTTTGTAAACACTGGATCATGTACGTCAAAGATCACTTTTCTTGACGGAGAAAAGGGGATCCTAAGATACCGTGGTTACCCAATTGAACAACTTGCTGAATCTTCAAACTTTGCTGAAGTATCTTATCTTCTATACAACGGGGAGCTTCCAACAGCTGCTCAATTAGAAGCATTCAACAAAGATATTGCTGCTTCAAGTAAGCTTCCAGGTGGAGTCGAGAAGATCATTGATCAATTCCCTGGTTCAGCACACCCAATGGGTGTTTTAGCTGCTGCTATTTCATCATTAAGTGGGTTCTATCCTGAATTCCTAAACCCTGAGGCAACTGAGGAAATTAAGAATAAGGCAATTACTCAAATGATGGGACAAGTTAAAGTTATGATGGCGCAATTCTATCGCAAGACGATGGGGAAAAGCCCTCTAGCTTCAAACGCTAAGCTTGATTACTCATCAGACTTCTTAAACTTAATGTTTGATGGTGAAGTTGATAAAGATGTAGCAGATGCTCTTGATACTTTATTAATTCTACACGCAGACCACGAGCAAAACTGTTCAGCATCAACTGTAAGAGTTGTTGGTTCATCTCATGCTAACGTATTTGCTTCAATTGCAGCTGGTGTTACAGCTCTTTGGGGACAATTACACGGTGGAGCAAACCAAGCTGTACTTGAGATGCTTGAAGAAATTAGAAAAGATGGTGGTGATTACCAAAAATTCATCGAAAAAGCGAAAGACAAGGAAGATCCATTCCGTCTTATGGGATTTGGTCACCGTGTTTACAAGAATTTTGATCCACGTGCAAAAATCATTAAAAAAGCATGTGATACAATTCTTGAAAAGCTTGATATTCAAGACCCTCTTCTTGACATTGCAAAAGGTCTTGAAGAAGTTGCTCTTAAAGATGAGTACTTCGTTAAACGTAACCTATATCCAAACGTAGACTTCTACTCAGGAATCATCTACAAGGCACTTGGAATCCCAACTAATATGTTCACAGCAATGTTCGTACTAGGGCGTCTTCCAGGTTGGCTATCTCAGTGGAAAGAACTAAGAGAAGATGGTGCACGTATTTCACGTCCACGTCAGGTTTACATGGGTGAGACTGAAAGAGATTACACACCAGTAATCAAAAGATAA
- the pyrE gene encoding orotate phosphoribosyltransferase, which produces MHSKIQDLVKEMIKFGLIKISPQNPFKYASGKEGPIYCDNRLMSSDPKMWALAIELLSETINNKNLKYDFITGVATAGISHAAALAFHRSEPMNYVRSKPKSHGTGKIVEGKVGENSKLLLVEDLVNQGSSIEKVIRLIRDQGHVVDSVLCLVDYQTPNAKKVAKELEIDIFSLINLNQLADICLSEDIINKEGHQLLMRWQQDPDNWQV; this is translated from the coding sequence ATGCATTCTAAAATTCAAGATCTTGTAAAAGAGATGATAAAATTTGGCTTAATTAAAATTTCACCACAAAATCCATTTAAATATGCTTCTGGTAAAGAAGGGCCGATTTATTGTGATAATCGTCTCATGTCTTCAGATCCAAAAATGTGGGCCTTAGCAATAGAGCTCTTAAGTGAGACGATAAATAATAAAAATCTTAAATATGACTTTATAACTGGTGTCGCCACTGCTGGAATTTCACATGCGGCCGCATTAGCATTTCATCGAAGCGAGCCAATGAATTATGTTCGCTCAAAACCTAAGTCTCACGGGACAGGTAAGATAGTGGAAGGAAAAGTTGGCGAAAACAGTAAACTACTTTTAGTTGAAGACCTGGTAAACCAAGGCTCAAGTATTGAAAAAGTCATAAGGCTTATTCGTGATCAAGGCCATGTGGTAGACTCTGTTTTGTGTTTGGTGGACTACCAGACGCCTAATGCGAAGAAGGTGGCAAAAGAGTTGGAGATTGATATCTTTTCACTAATAAATTTAAATCAATTAGCCGATATCTGTTTGTCTGAAGATATTATTAATAAAGAAGGCCATCAATTACTGATGAGATGGCAGCAAGACCCTGATAATTGGCAGGTCTAA
- a CDS encoding HD-GYP domain-containing protein, with amino-acid sequence MKALYICDEKDEWGYIRDSFSNCFPDIQLHCAISGDDAIDLLSFEGPFAMILIEVSLKNEDPSQLAGKILSITGQRPFIFLGMEAMVKERIPDALYARSESSSALFRPIEEEDFVTAVNKALAWVKSEDFGSSIEEFEEDDLLPMKIRGFYLFETLAYDVYLELTQTKYTKIISANKKYSHSTIHSYARKNIKVLYLKKNDYLKFLEEGIENLLKVFESKKKLKQEEVIENQIKAVLLIHQYVKTVGVSENVINLCDKVILCSRDIVLENKKYRNVLSLFPKSGPFDIATQAIMTLYLSHFILQALGWASETSKKKLGLASLLYDSMLENEDLISIQSLEDPQLKMFKEEEQENYRIHPIKAAEIAQYFTGYPEADFVIAQHHEKPKGDGFPNNLSTNKLTAHSCAFILANNFILRLCTSTGGKKNLLNIFREMKEVYNQGNFKDPLNALQRTIV; translated from the coding sequence TTGAAGGCATTGTATATTTGTGATGAGAAAGATGAATGGGGATATATAAGAGACTCATTTTCTAACTGCTTTCCCGATATTCAACTACACTGTGCAATCAGTGGTGACGATGCAATCGATTTACTAAGCTTCGAAGGTCCATTTGCTATGATTCTAATCGAAGTCTCATTAAAGAATGAGGACCCTTCTCAACTTGCTGGAAAGATTCTATCCATTACTGGTCAAAGACCTTTTATCTTCCTTGGTATGGAGGCAATGGTAAAAGAAAGGATTCCTGATGCACTATATGCAAGAAGTGAATCTTCTTCGGCCCTTTTTAGACCTATCGAAGAAGAAGACTTTGTTACGGCCGTCAATAAAGCACTTGCCTGGGTAAAAAGTGAAGATTTTGGTTCAAGTATTGAAGAATTTGAAGAAGATGATCTTCTACCTATGAAGATTAGAGGCTTTTATCTTTTTGAAACATTGGCCTATGATGTTTATCTAGAATTAACTCAGACTAAATATACGAAAATCATTTCTGCAAATAAGAAATACTCTCATTCAACAATCCATTCTTATGCAAGAAAAAATATTAAGGTACTTTATTTAAAAAAGAACGATTACTTAAAATTCTTAGAGGAAGGAATTGAGAACTTATTAAAAGTCTTTGAGAGTAAGAAGAAGTTAAAGCAAGAAGAGGTTATCGAAAATCAAATTAAGGCCGTACTTCTTATTCATCAATATGTGAAGACAGTTGGTGTTTCAGAGAATGTGATAAACCTATGCGATAAGGTTATTCTTTGTAGTCGCGATATTGTTCTTGAAAATAAGAAGTATCGTAACGTACTCTCTTTATTTCCAAAGAGTGGGCCATTTGATATCGCCACTCAAGCAATTATGACTCTTTATTTATCACACTTTATTTTACAAGCGCTTGGCTGGGCGTCTGAGACATCTAAGAAAAAACTTGGTCTTGCCTCTCTTTTATATGATTCAATGCTTGAGAATGAAGACCTTATTAGTATTCAATCATTAGAAGATCCACAGCTGAAAATGTTTAAAGAAGAAGAACAGGAAAATTATCGTATCCACCCTATTAAGGCAGCAGAAATAGCACAGTATTTTACAGGCTATCCTGAAGCAGACTTTGTTATCGCGCAACACCACGAAAAACCTAAAGGTGACGGTTTTCCTAATAACCTAAGTACCAATAAACTTACAGCACACTCATGTGCATTTATCTTAGCAAATAATTTTATTCTAAGACTTTGTACAAGTACTGGTGGAAAGAAGAATCTTCTCAATATCTTTAGAGAGATGAAAGAAGTTTACAACCAAGGAAACTTCAAAGACCCACTAAATGCATTACAAAGAACGATTGTGTAA
- a CDS encoding DUF3015 family protein, with protein sequence MKKLLCAALFTVLTSTAFAAHGPAGCGLGAVIFEGKSGLALNALAGITNGIFSNQTFAMSTGTLKCEDAKTARVAAVSFVENNMIALSSDIAKGEGESLDAYLALINATNADKNILKSNFDLIFADNATAQMVHENIKSVLLI encoded by the coding sequence ATGAAAAAATTATTATGCGCAGCTCTTTTTACAGTACTTACATCAACTGCATTTGCGGCCCATGGCCCAGCAGGTTGTGGTCTTGGTGCCGTAATCTTTGAAGGAAAGTCAGGTTTAGCTCTTAATGCTTTAGCTGGTATTACAAACGGAATCTTTAGTAACCAGACATTTGCAATGTCTACAGGAACTTTAAAATGTGAAGATGCTAAAACAGCAAGAGTTGCTGCAGTTTCATTTGTTGAAAACAATATGATTGCACTCTCTTCTGATATTGCAAAAGGTGAAGGTGAAAGTCTAGATGCTTACCTTGCCCTTATTAATGCAACTAACGCAGATAAGAACATTTTAAAAAGTAATTTTGATCTAATCTTTGCAGACAATGCAACTGCACAGATGGTTCATGAAAATATTAAGTCTGTTTTATTAATATAA
- a CDS encoding Lnb N-terminal periplasmic domain-containing protein, with protein MLKQVIIIISLLILGPYTYGQQSNIEFSSQFLSLMRYQKTLFGGYQSAVKSKEYFLAKDGMTNPTSELNASIREITSPPIKDMNKHPKCLFPARVKFLKKYKKIPSSINLKDCEVYQAFVKKLSVDSVSLIFSSYFIEKPASTFGHTFLRLRSKTSIKQNNDLLDYGVDFSAQVDTVNPIVYGYKGITGGFKGEFTLMPYYVKVKEYNDMESRDLWDYELNLSDNEVDYFQAHLYEMNRAYFDYYYLSENCSYHILAFLDAIKPEWKLLEELGIAVPPVDTVYALYKNDEIIRNVKFRPASYTKINLNIKNMDKYQSSLFQNLINKRYQLSEIKNNESDIFVLDTYNLYVDFENAEVDTTTTLANKEKLEYRKQKFQINKARSKLTARPKQISYQEVYDKAPHKGHLTGRFDIRNNVDTNGDYLQIGWRGALHDKLDTPNGFLPMSTTELFSLEFTYNKYQDQQFRLSEVRLANIEAYRPVRSFANNISFQLEVGYKEREMFSNRNLSPYLDLNIGQVYGSDSFIFGLLAATQNAYIYNSNLDYILSYGPKLFFVYSHDKYSIHSSYQYLFRNQSKFNKTQEVEFESRYHLNKKMSFKIGYEYLDKFYQQGYAGLNLFY; from the coding sequence ATGTTAAAACAAGTTATCATAATAATATCTCTTTTAATCTTAGGGCCATATACCTATGGCCAACAAAGTAATATCGAGTTTTCTTCACAATTCTTATCATTAATGCGTTATCAAAAAACACTCTTTGGTGGTTATCAGTCTGCTGTTAAATCAAAAGAGTACTTTTTGGCAAAAGATGGAATGACAAACCCAACCAGTGAGCTGAATGCATCGATAAGAGAAATCACTTCCCCCCCTATTAAAGACATGAATAAGCACCCTAAATGTCTTTTTCCAGCAAGAGTGAAATTTCTAAAAAAGTATAAAAAAATACCTTCATCGATTAATTTAAAAGACTGTGAAGTCTATCAGGCCTTTGTAAAAAAACTCAGTGTCGATTCTGTTTCTCTAATTTTTTCGTCTTATTTTATAGAAAAACCCGCATCAACATTCGGTCATACATTTTTAAGGCTAAGATCAAAAACTTCTATTAAACAAAATAATGATCTCCTTGATTATGGAGTTGATTTCTCTGCCCAAGTAGACACTGTAAATCCTATTGTCTACGGATATAAAGGAATTACAGGTGGCTTTAAAGGCGAATTTACCCTTATGCCCTATTACGTGAAGGTCAAAGAATACAATGATATGGAATCTCGAGATTTATGGGATTATGAATTAAATTTATCTGATAATGAAGTCGATTATTTTCAGGCCCATCTCTATGAAATGAATAGGGCCTATTTTGATTATTACTACCTTAGTGAAAATTGCTCTTATCATATTCTAGCATTCTTAGACGCGATAAAACCAGAATGGAAGCTTCTTGAAGAGTTGGGTATAGCGGTACCTCCTGTTGATACAGTTTATGCTCTTTATAAGAATGACGAAATTATAAGAAACGTAAAATTTAGACCAGCTTCTTATACCAAAATAAATTTAAATATCAAGAATATGGATAAGTATCAAAGTAGCCTTTTTCAAAATCTCATAAATAAGAGGTATCAATTAAGCGAAATTAAAAATAATGAAAGTGATATATTTGTCCTAGACACATATAATCTCTATGTTGATTTTGAAAATGCAGAAGTCGATACGACGACAACATTGGCCAATAAAGAAAAACTTGAATACCGAAAGCAGAAATTTCAAATCAATAAGGCAAGATCTAAATTAACCGCAAGGCCAAAGCAAATTAGCTATCAGGAGGTTTATGATAAAGCTCCCCATAAAGGACACCTAACTGGGCGATTTGATATTAGAAATAATGTTGATACTAATGGAGATTATTTACAAATTGGCTGGCGTGGAGCTTTACACGATAAACTTGATACTCCAAACGGCTTCCTGCCAATGAGTACGACAGAACTCTTTAGTCTAGAATTTACATATAATAAATATCAAGATCAACAATTTCGTCTAAGTGAAGTGAGGCTTGCCAATATTGAAGCTTATCGACCAGTAAGAAGCTTTGCTAATAATATTAGTTTCCAACTCGAGGTTGGATACAAAGAAAGAGAAATGTTTAGTAATCGTAACTTGAGTCCATACTTAGATCTAAATATTGGACAAGTATATGGTAGTGATAGCTTTATATTTGGACTTTTAGCAGCTACTCAGAATGCTTATATATATAATTCAAATTTAGATTATATATTAAGCTACGGCCCAAAGCTATTCTTCGTTTATAGTCACGATAAATACTCTATTCATAGCTCCTACCAATACCTATTTCGTAATCAGTCGAAATTTAATAAGACACAAGAAGTTGAATTTGAAAGTCGTTATCACTTAAATAAGAAAATGAGTTTTAAAATTGGATACGAATATTTAGATAAGTTTTATCAACAAGGTTATGCAGGACTAAATCTATTCTACTAG
- a CDS encoding HD-GYP domain-containing protein translates to MKTALIICDNEVLNSIYSVNLKTYTELNLIFESSLDKALIHIEDPDVAIDVLVTMASIDGEDTALLAYHNCIENDRDIPSIVIGEGDLIPDENHIVKNQFDIPGIIQNIFKSLGMNPKEVLAVITEDLYEMPIRLFFPFKKAFCDTYYMLENNGQSAPTKIFDKESDVWPKVREFLDQGVSNLLIPAKERFAFTKKVTQLLIESMEQITPETPQQESLDFVEQSIDAVAEQLFEDQEVTKEVIQLSQMCMDTMEEVIEDVPDLKSLLKDLAALKSGFLYSHSIIAGYVSTHILDNVEWGGDAHKEKLKFVLYFHDMYLVQIYKKHPDLMYEDKLIFDPNITEDEKEIIINHASEAADAIRRYPGCPLGADVIIMQHHGTPNGQGFATSYKDDISPLAKVLIIAEAFTEEIYQKIENKVPVNVEEIMEKLKERFTKHTYKKIINTLANIKI, encoded by the coding sequence GTGAAAACTGCATTAATTATCTGCGATAATGAGGTCTTAAATTCAATTTATAGCGTTAATTTGAAAACCTATACAGAGTTGAACCTTATTTTTGAATCGAGCTTAGACAAGGCGTTGATTCATATTGAAGATCCAGATGTGGCAATTGATGTATTAGTTACGATGGCAAGTATTGATGGAGAGGATACTGCATTATTGGCATATCATAACTGCATTGAAAACGACCGAGATATTCCTTCTATTGTAATTGGTGAAGGAGACTTGATCCCAGATGAGAATCATATCGTTAAAAACCAATTTGATATTCCTGGAATTATTCAAAATATTTTCAAATCACTTGGAATGAATCCAAAAGAGGTCTTAGCAGTTATTACTGAAGACTTATATGAGATGCCAATCCGACTTTTCTTCCCATTTAAGAAAGCATTCTGTGACACGTATTATATGCTAGAAAATAATGGCCAATCTGCTCCAACTAAAATCTTTGATAAAGAAAGTGATGTGTGGCCAAAGGTAAGAGAATTCCTTGATCAAGGTGTATCAAATTTACTCATACCAGCTAAAGAGCGTTTTGCTTTCACAAAAAAAGTTACTCAACTACTTATAGAAAGTATGGAGCAAATAACTCCAGAGACTCCACAACAGGAATCTTTAGACTTTGTTGAACAAAGTATTGATGCTGTTGCTGAACAATTATTTGAAGATCAAGAAGTTACAAAAGAAGTCATTCAATTATCTCAGATGTGTATGGATACAATGGAAGAGGTTATTGAGGATGTTCCTGATCTTAAATCTCTGCTTAAAGACCTTGCGGCACTAAAGTCTGGATTTCTCTATAGTCACTCAATTATTGCAGGTTACGTTTCTACTCATATTCTCGATAATGTTGAATGGGGCGGTGATGCGCACAAAGAGAAGTTAAAATTTGTTCTTTATTTTCATGATATGTATCTAGTTCAAATCTACAAAAAACATCCTGATCTAATGTATGAGGATAAGCTTATCTTTGATCCAAATATCACTGAAGATGAAAAAGAAATCATTATCAATCACGCAAGTGAGGCAGCAGATGCTATTAGACGCTATCCAGGTTGTCCACTAGGTGCAGATGTTATTATTATGCAACATCATGGTACTCCTAATGGTCAAGGTTTTGCCACAAGCTATAAAGATGATATTTCACCACTAGCAAAAGTTCTTATTATCGCTGAAGCCTTTACGGAAGAGATCTATCAAAAAATTGAAAATAAAGTTCCTGTAAATGTTGAAGAGATAATGGAAAAACTAAAAGAGCGCTTCACAAAGCACACTTATAAGAAAATTATCAATACACTGGCAAATATTAAAATATAA
- the sfsA gene encoding DNA/RNA nuclease SfsA, translated as MHLNKKDLVTGKIVERYKRFLLDFKLTKKFKDYDKNEIHTAHLANTGSMKSCWEPNWKVLMTHSDDPKRKLKFSAQMISNGESWIMVNTGLTNKLVQEALENGAIKELSKYSHFKSEVKIGKSRIDFLLSNKEIDKKNLELDNSQVKYNFVEVKNVTLKVDDQAQFPDAVSTRGQKHLEELMQLKEQGHEATMLYVVSREDIKSFNVSDVDKRYKELLHEAKKKGVKILAYQLSMNEEEIKLAKKIPIKL; from the coding sequence ATGCATTTGAATAAGAAAGATTTAGTAACAGGAAAAATTGTTGAGCGCTACAAGCGCTTCCTACTCGATTTTAAACTAACTAAGAAATTCAAGGATTACGATAAGAATGAAATTCACACAGCTCACTTGGCCAATACAGGGAGCATGAAAAGCTGTTGGGAGCCTAATTGGAAGGTTTTGATGACCCATAGTGATGACCCAAAGAGAAAACTTAAGTTCTCTGCTCAGATGATCTCAAATGGAGAATCATGGATCATGGTCAATACTGGATTAACAAATAAACTTGTTCAAGAAGCATTAGAAAATGGCGCTATAAAGGAGCTTTCAAAATATTCTCACTTTAAAAGCGAAGTAAAAATTGGAAAAAGCCGTATCGACTTTCTACTTAGCAACAAAGAGATTGATAAGAAAAACCTTGAGTTGGATAACTCACAAGTAAAGTACAACTTTGTGGAAGTAAAAAATGTTACTCTAAAAGTTGATGATCAAGCACAATTTCCAGATGCTGTATCCACAAGAGGACAAAAGCATTTAGAAGAGTTAATGCAATTAAAAGAACAAGGCCATGAAGCAACCATGCTCTACGTTGTTTCAAGGGAAGATATTAAAAGCTTTAATGTAAGCGATGTGGACAAAAGATATAAAGAGCTTCTCCATGAGGCCAAGAAAAAAGGAGTTAAAATCCTCGCCTATCAGCTAAGTATGAATGAAGAAGAAATAAAATTAGCAAAGAAAATTCCAATCAAATTATAA
- a CDS encoding quinone-dependent dihydroorotate dehydrogenase, producing MVYSALKSLLFKLDAEDAHDLTIKLMESFPLFASLFNTHIDPKTCLKVGNLTWKSPVGLAAGLDKNARAYEFLSQVGFGAIEVGTVTPRPQIGNERPRLFRYIEEESIRNCMGFNNLGSDFMYQQVLKLKSKGLSIPLGVNIGKNKTTPDEEAPKDYGLLYQKFKDIADYIVINVSSPNTPGLRSHQTKDALEKLFKALDRKEEEVDLYLKIAPDIEMDEIDAILETAAKFRLTGIIATNTTIMPERGVGGISGKLLYKKAHNIRKACLEKIKNYPSLEFIGVGGFASYNDVVEYWRAGGRALQIYSAFIFQGPKLLSSINESIQSDLARLELKSIDELINYYQRKAL from the coding sequence ATGGTTTATTCAGCATTAAAATCTCTACTTTTTAAACTCGATGCCGAGGATGCTCATGATTTAACGATAAAGTTAATGGAGAGCTTTCCTCTTTTTGCATCTTTATTTAATACTCATATTGATCCCAAAACATGTTTAAAAGTTGGGAACCTAACGTGGAAGTCTCCCGTTGGACTTGCTGCTGGACTTGATAAGAATGCAAGGGCCTATGAATTCTTATCTCAAGTTGGCTTTGGCGCTATTGAAGTTGGAACTGTTACACCTCGTCCACAAATCGGAAATGAAAGGCCAAGGCTTTTTCGCTACATAGAAGAAGAGTCTATTAGAAATTGTATGGGCTTTAATAATCTGGGCTCAGACTTTATGTATCAGCAAGTATTAAAGCTAAAATCAAAAGGCCTAAGTATTCCTCTAGGCGTCAATATTGGCAAAAATAAAACAACACCTGATGAAGAAGCTCCTAAGGATTATGGACTTCTTTATCAAAAGTTTAAGGATATAGCGGATTATATTGTTATCAATGTATCTTCTCCTAATACTCCTGGCCTTCGTTCTCACCAAACAAAAGATGCGTTAGAGAAATTATTTAAGGCCTTAGATAGGAAAGAAGAAGAGGTGGATCTCTATCTAAAAATAGCACCAGATATTGAAATGGATGAGATCGATGCAATTCTAGAAACAGCTGCTAAGTTTCGTCTAACAGGTATAATCGCTACGAATACAACGATTATGCCAGAAAGGGGAGTTGGTGGCATTTCCGGAAAGCTTCTTTATAAGAAAGCACATAATATTCGTAAGGCCTGTTTAGAAAAGATTAAAAACTATCCCTCACTTGAATTTATCGGTGTTGGTGGTTTTGCTAGCTACAATGATGTGGTTGAGTATTGGAGAGCTGGTGGGCGAGCACTACAAATTTATTCAGCTTTCATTTTTCAAGGACCTAAATTACTTTCTTCTATAAATGAATCAATTCAAAGTGATTTGGCCCGTCTTGAGTTAAAGTCTATTGATGAACTCATAAATTATTATCAAAGAAAAGCGCTCTAA